In Triticum urartu cultivar G1812 chromosome 6, Tu2.1, whole genome shotgun sequence, the following proteins share a genomic window:
- the LOC125517379 gene encoding uncharacterized protein LOC125517379, with amino-acid sequence MTSRSCHLSPPAGPLEDDNLLCEILLRLPPQPSSLPRASVVCKRWRCLVSDPRFCRRFRRHHRRNPPLLGFFNRDSDLFPFVPTLEPPNRVSPGRFSLQRREGDRFISLGCRHGLVLIQNVRPNKVLVWDPVTGKQHHLAIPPELVIHVENKAINGAVLRAAGAIQQFHVVLTVVDNVDKQHKRALAWLYSSETNLWGDLVSTPVPFKVSTSDILGDEDDVTLVFTGNPAVMVRDSIYWILAGNFVGILEFDLEKQSLAVIRVPAHMLENGFYQFWIMRAEGGGLGLLLQKDQSFQLWKRNTDRDGVASWVLGRTIELDKLLSLNGNGSQVILGFAEENNVVFVWTHGVLFMVNLESLQFKKLGETRTLSDYHPFESVYTAETDIGGGHDGVDLSQHIR; translated from the exons ATGACCAGCCGCAGCTGCCACCTCTCGCCGCCAGCGGGTCCGCTGGAGGACGACAACCTGCTCTGCGAGATCCTCCTCCGCCTCCCCCCGCAGCCGTCCTCCCTCCCGCGCGCCTCCGTCGTCTGCAAGCGCTGGCGCTGCCTCGTCTCCGACCCCCGCTTCTGCCGCCGCttccgccgccaccaccgccgaaACCCTCCCCTCCTTGGCTTCTTCAACAGAGACAGCGACCTCTTCCCCTTCGTACCTACTCTTGAGCCCCCAAATCGTGTCTCGCCTGGCCGCTTCTCCTTGCAGCGCCGCGAAGGCGACCGCTTCATCTCCCTTGGATGCCGCCATGGCCTCGTGCTCATCCAGAACGTACGGCCGAACAAGGTCCTGGTGTGGGACCCCGTCACCGGCAAACAGCACCACCTTGCCATCCCCCCTGAGCTTGTGATACATGTGGAGAACAAAGCCATCAATGGGGCAGTGCTTCGTGCTGCCGGAGCCATCCAACAGTTTCATGTGGTCTTGACAGTGGTGGACAACGTCGACAAGCAACACAAACGAGCGCTCGCCTGGCTTTACTCTTCCGAGACCAACTTATGGGGTGATCTCGTCTCAACACCGGTTCCATTCAAGGTTTCCACCTCGGATATTTTGGGTGATGAAGATGATGTCACCTTGGTGTTTACGGGAAATCCCGCTGTGATGGTTAGGGATTCTATTTACTGGATTCTTGCTGGGAATTTTGTTGGAATTCTTGAGTTTGATTTGGAGAAGCAAAGCCTAGCTGTGATACGGGTGCCAGCGCATATGCTTGAAAATGGGTTTTACCAGTTCTGGATTATGCGGGCAGAGGGTGGTGGTCTTGGTTTACTGTTGCAGAAAGATCAGAGCTTCCAGTTATGGAAGAGGAACACTGATCGTGATGGTGTTGCTTCATGGGTTCTTGGAAGAACTATTGAACTGGACAAGCTACTTTCCCTGAATGGAAATGGCAGCCAAGTCATACTAGGGTTTGCTGAGGAGAATAATGTGGTGTTTGTGTGGACACATGGTGTCCTCTTTATGGTCAATCTTGAGTCTTTGCAGTTCAAGAAACTTGGTGAGACCAGAACCCTTTCTGACTATCATCCATTCGAAAGTGTCTACACTGCAG AAACAGACATTGGTGGTGGACATGATGGAGTTGATCTTTCACAGCACATAAGATGA